The following proteins are encoded in a genomic region of Phenylobacterium immobile (ATCC 35973):
- a CDS encoding GPW/gp25 family protein, whose protein sequence is MSSSPSSPSTTQLYGKGIAFPPRVGPDGSMAWSEGEANVRENVRIILTTEPGERLRRPSFGAGLGRFLFEPNTVATRFSIQDRIETALKQWEPRVRTESVSVEVDPDDPQAAIATVTYRLVATQVLERVSLAVQLGGQG, encoded by the coding sequence ATGTCCTCCTCCCCCTCATCGCCTTCGACGACTCAGCTCTACGGCAAGGGCATAGCCTTCCCGCCACGCGTCGGCCCCGACGGGTCGATGGCCTGGTCCGAGGGTGAGGCCAACGTCCGCGAAAACGTCCGCATCATCCTGACCACCGAGCCCGGCGAGCGCCTGCGCCGGCCCAGCTTCGGCGCTGGTCTCGGCCGCTTCCTCTTCGAGCCCAACACGGTCGCCACCCGCTTTTCGATCCAGGATCGGATCGAGACCGCGCTGAAGCAGTGGGAGCCCAGGGTGCGCACCGAGTCCGTCTCGGTCGAGGTCGATCCCGATGACCCGCAAGCCGCCATCGCCACCGTCACCTACCGCCTGGTCGCCACCCAGGTGCTGGAGCGCGTGAGCCTGGCCGTCCAGCTGGGAGGCCAGGGCTGA
- a CDS encoding phage tail protein has protein sequence MDVNGSRFHLLLTREDWGRATASGVGLETAWDASPPQDAAVGVSFDAARHALTLAPLTPRFIAPKGDTQPRLDQRRGASLDAFGNLYWIEEDGVTIRALSAGGSKPGLYWPIDDHCEPRVATAAFAPAEPAAPRRRKLAGLAVTTDHHLVVGVLEPAGLMVFDLHSVGEPVVLNWPRAIPFAPYDIAARPDGGVVVLDRANRRTWRLDRNFAVEPGQSAAEIAPIVVEAFQPVVGDLRIAEAQTFPAGAPFDVSPVTLGDIIAVEALGDGAVLLLEADGDDGFARVVAFRDGQPHGDPVSLSLFLGELEEDARAGFSLRGHDMAFLPDPEAPTADRGTLYVVSAEGNQTFAMSLAVDDFGLALRADRAFLPMRRFAGKGLAAGAGQVFYDFGRTWVPLIAQPSARYIRQASLETDVLDSKIPDCVWHRVLLDACLPPGAAIAVESRAAESREALANAPWRAEPPPYLRSNGRELPYTVDPTTHDPGAGTWELLFQKAQGRFAQIRLTLTGNERVTPRITAMRAWYPRFSYAEQYLPAIYREEPEPASFLDRFLANIEGTLTTVEDRLAAAQALIDVRSAPADSLDWLAGWFGVALDPSWDERRRRLFIRHAMTLFAWRGTTHGLRMALALALDPCIDEAMLAAPDQAPARPHDIRIIERFMTRRFSALSLGDPLELAGPRVLPLTPAWRPADGAARLQQLWVEAGGAGAFPVAAPADPDAAQAWRAFAATTLGFVPSVLTADLLSRWRLFLARRYQRIRVLNQRYATSWDDFNAVPYPDRLPVDGPALEDWRQFEGTVLAMGKTAHRFSVLAPAPRIRADRAKARARIDLARRIVELEKPAHTTFSVGLYWALFRVGEARLELDTVLEAGSRSPDLLPPIVLGLDYVGEGHLDRTLPTGRQVLECA, from the coding sequence ATGGACGTCAACGGCTCACGCTTCCACCTGCTGCTCACCCGCGAGGACTGGGGCCGGGCGACCGCGTCCGGCGTCGGCCTGGAGACGGCGTGGGACGCCTCTCCGCCGCAGGACGCCGCCGTCGGGGTGAGCTTCGATGCGGCGCGCCACGCCCTGACGCTGGCCCCGCTGACCCCGCGGTTCATCGCCCCCAAGGGCGACACCCAGCCCCGCCTCGACCAGCGCCGTGGCGCTAGCCTCGACGCCTTCGGCAACCTCTATTGGATCGAGGAGGACGGGGTGACGATCCGCGCCCTGTCGGCCGGCGGGAGCAAGCCGGGCCTCTACTGGCCCATCGACGACCATTGCGAACCCCGCGTCGCCACCGCCGCCTTCGCCCCCGCCGAACCCGCCGCGCCGCGCCGGCGCAAGCTCGCCGGCCTCGCGGTCACCACCGACCACCACCTGGTCGTCGGCGTGCTGGAGCCAGCCGGCCTCATGGTCTTCGACCTGCACAGCGTCGGCGAGCCGGTGGTGCTGAACTGGCCGCGCGCGATTCCCTTTGCGCCCTACGACATCGCCGCGCGGCCGGACGGCGGCGTGGTCGTGCTCGACCGCGCCAACCGCCGCACCTGGCGCCTCGATCGCAACTTCGCCGTCGAACCCGGCCAGTCCGCCGCCGAGATCGCGCCGATCGTCGTCGAGGCCTTCCAGCCCGTCGTCGGCGACCTCCGTATCGCCGAGGCGCAAACCTTCCCCGCCGGCGCGCCCTTCGATGTCTCGCCGGTCACGCTCGGCGACATCATCGCCGTCGAGGCCCTGGGCGACGGCGCCGTCCTCTTGCTGGAGGCCGACGGCGACGACGGCTTCGCCCGGGTCGTGGCCTTCCGCGACGGGCAGCCGCACGGTGATCCCGTGTCGCTGTCGCTGTTCCTTGGCGAGTTGGAGGAGGACGCCCGCGCGGGGTTCAGCCTGCGCGGCCACGACATGGCGTTCCTGCCTGATCCGGAGGCGCCGACCGCCGATCGCGGAACGCTCTATGTGGTCTCGGCCGAAGGCAACCAGACCTTCGCCATGAGCCTGGCCGTCGACGACTTCGGCCTGGCGCTGCGGGCCGATCGCGCCTTCCTGCCGATGCGGCGTTTCGCCGGCAAAGGCCTGGCGGCGGGCGCAGGCCAGGTCTTCTACGACTTCGGCCGCACCTGGGTCCCGCTGATCGCCCAGCCGAGCGCGCGCTATATCCGCCAGGCGAGCCTTGAAACCGATGTGCTGGACAGCAAGATCCCCGACTGCGTCTGGCACCGAGTCTTGCTGGACGCCTGCCTGCCGCCGGGCGCCGCCATCGCCGTCGAAAGTCGCGCCGCCGAAAGTCGCGAAGCGCTCGCCAACGCGCCCTGGCGTGCAGAGCCTCCCCCCTACCTGCGCAGCAACGGTCGCGAGCTGCCCTACACCGTCGATCCGACCACGCACGATCCCGGCGCCGGGACCTGGGAGCTCCTGTTCCAGAAGGCCCAGGGCCGCTTCGCCCAGATCCGCCTGACGCTGACCGGCAATGAACGGGTGACGCCACGGATCACCGCGATGCGCGCCTGGTATCCGCGCTTCTCCTACGCTGAGCAGTACCTGCCGGCGATCTACCGCGAGGAGCCGGAGCCGGCCTCCTTCCTGGATCGCTTCCTGGCCAATATCGAAGGCACGCTCACGACCGTCGAGGACCGCCTCGCCGCAGCCCAGGCCCTGATCGACGTACGCTCGGCGCCCGCCGACAGCCTGGACTGGCTGGCCGGCTGGTTCGGCGTGGCGCTCGACCCGTCATGGGACGAGCGGCGGCGGCGCCTTTTCATCCGCCACGCCATGACCCTCTTCGCCTGGCGCGGCACGACGCACGGCCTGCGCATGGCCCTGGCGCTAGCGCTCGACCCCTGCATCGACGAAGCCATGCTGGCGGCGCCCGATCAGGCGCCCGCCCGGCCGCACGACATCCGCATCATCGAGCGCTTCATGACGCGACGGTTCAGCGCACTGTCGCTGGGCGATCCGCTGGAGCTGGCCGGGCCCCGGGTCCTGCCGCTGACGCCGGCCTGGAGGCCGGCCGATGGCGCGGCGCGCCTGCAGCAGCTGTGGGTCGAGGCCGGCGGCGCCGGCGCCTTCCCCGTGGCCGCCCCGGCCGATCCGGACGCCGCCCAGGCCTGGCGCGCCTTCGCCGCCACGACCCTCGGCTTCGTCCCCAGCGTCCTGACCGCCGACCTCCTCAGCCGTTGGCGGCTGTTCCTGGCCCGCCGCTATCAGCGCATCCGCGTCCTGAACCAGCGCTACGCCACGAGCTGGGACGACTTCAACGCCGTCCCCTATCCCGACCGCCTGCCCGTTGATGGCCCGGCGCTGGAGGACTGGCGCCAGTTCGAGGGGACGGTCCTGGCCATGGGCAAGACCGCCCACCGCTTCTCTGTTCTGGCGCCCGCGCCGCGCATCCGCGCTGACCGCGCCAAGGCCCGCGCCCGCATCGATCTCGCCCGCCGCATCGTCGAGCTGGAGAAGCCGGCCCACACGACCTTCAGCGTCGGCCTCTACTGGGCCCTGTTCCGCGTCGGCGAGGCGCGGCTGGAGCTCGACACCGTTCTGGAGGCCGGCAGCCGCTCGCCGGACCTCTTGCCCCCCATCGTCCTCGGCCTCGACTACGTCGGCGAAGGCCACCTCGATCGGACCCTGCCGACGGGAAGGCAGGTGCTGGAATGCGCATAA
- a CDS encoding phage late control D family protein translates to MADGSAGIAQARPTILVGDESRPELASGLFGLTIDETTEGLHRCEALLGNWGPKNGTLGFLYFDRATLDFGKRLRVKLGDDVLFDGRITGLEARFPEASPPQLVVLAEDRLQDLRKSRRSRTFEDVTDADVFGAIAGDHDLTPQIDVEGPTHRCLAQINQSDLAFLRDRARAIGAEVWVEDKTLHVATRDKRRRQPATLALNGRLREFSVIADIAGQATEVAATGWDIEAKTAILSTADDSVISGELTDGVSGASVLREALQARRMTLAHTTPATEAEARAMAEGWFRAQARRFVVGRGVADADARLRVGGVADLRGLGPLFEGEYYLAQTRHRFDTAHGFRTEFTGERANLGRAA, encoded by the coding sequence ATGGCTGACGGTTCCGCCGGCATCGCCCAGGCTCGCCCGACCATCTTGGTCGGCGACGAGAGCCGCCCCGAGCTGGCCAGCGGCCTGTTCGGCCTGACCATCGACGAGACTACCGAGGGCCTGCACCGCTGCGAGGCGCTGCTGGGAAACTGGGGTCCGAAGAACGGGACCCTGGGTTTCCTCTACTTCGACCGGGCGACGCTGGACTTCGGCAAGCGCCTCCGCGTGAAGCTGGGCGACGACGTCCTCTTCGACGGCCGCATCACCGGCCTTGAGGCGCGCTTTCCGGAGGCCTCGCCGCCACAACTGGTCGTCCTCGCCGAAGACCGCCTGCAGGACCTGCGGAAGAGCCGGCGCAGCCGCACGTTCGAAGACGTCACCGACGCTGATGTCTTTGGCGCCATCGCCGGCGACCACGACCTGACCCCGCAGATCGATGTCGAGGGGCCGACCCATCGCTGCCTCGCCCAGATCAACCAGAGCGACCTCGCCTTTCTGCGCGACCGCGCTCGCGCCATCGGCGCCGAGGTCTGGGTTGAAGACAAGACCCTGCATGTGGCGACCCGCGACAAGCGCCGCCGACAGCCCGCGACGCTCGCCCTCAACGGCCGCCTGCGGGAGTTCTCAGTGATCGCCGATATCGCCGGCCAGGCCACCGAAGTCGCCGCGACCGGCTGGGACATCGAGGCCAAGACGGCCATCCTGAGCACGGCCGATGACTCCGTGATCTCTGGCGAACTGACCGACGGCGTCAGCGGCGCCTCGGTGCTGCGCGAGGCGCTGCAGGCGCGCCGCATGACGCTAGCCCACACCACGCCGGCCACCGAAGCAGAGGCCAGGGCCATGGCTGAAGGCTGGTTCCGCGCCCAGGCCCGCCGCTTCGTCGTCGGCCGTGGCGTCGCCGACGCCGATGCGCGCTTGAGGGTCGGCGGCGTCGCCGACCTGCGCGGCCTGGGGCCGTTGTTCGAGGGCGAATACTACCTGGCCCAGACCCGCCACCGCTTCGACACCGCCCACGGCTTCCGCACTGAATTCACCGGCGAGCGCGCCAACCTAGGACGTGCGGCATGA
- a CDS encoding putative baseplate assembly protein, producing MPLLPPIVDGRRYEDIVAETLARAQVHTPEWNNLSDADPGVTLVQLFAFMTESMLYRADQIPERNRLKFLDLLGVGLAPGQSARGLITVKNEGRGAPATVNLAAGFEVQAGDVPFRAERGLDVLPVETVTVFKRRLTDQPADMVSYYKLLYASWAGDAGGATLTPELYETVTLDGEKVAEVDVGAETVDGALWVAILARPGDKPVPPDDWTAVLPQVRKAIAHKTLSLGVAPVRRLTSRTLEPVGVATAAGQPLIRYELPAPPASGKLPDDPEQRRAAYRPIEARALDDILTRAGVVELALPSAEQLTLWSDLDPLEAGADNFPPVLPDEAQQARVVTWIRISPSVAADARFSWVGGNATTVTQRVRVNAERLEAGDGTPDQTRTLAKRPVVPGSVAIEVASRGAVSTWSAIDDLFGAPPETGAGVGWVGATTADVFRIDAESGLITFGDGFHGRRPPQGASLRATYDFSMGAAGNVPKAAIKAGTSLPAGLKAENPIATWGGADAETLKDGERQITRTLQHRDRLVTAADFEAITLRTPGVEIGRVEVLPAWHPDLSPNEPGDAPGVVTLMLIPAKDTRRPDAPEPDQLFLDAVCRYLDDRRLVTTELVLRGPRYRDLWISVGIDVVAGANPGEVREAVAKRLREHLSPLGDPTLPETTAVASTLEFARRKGWPLRRAVTDKELLAEVARVPGVLAVNDVLIAPTGQAATAQIALRGLDLPRIAGLSVAVGEAGSLDDLRGAGPAAAPPSVRRVPAPVIPERC from the coding sequence ATGCCGCTGCTTCCGCCCATCGTCGACGGCCGCCGCTACGAGGACATCGTCGCCGAGACCCTGGCGCGCGCCCAGGTGCACACGCCAGAATGGAACAACCTGAGCGACGCCGATCCGGGCGTCACCCTGGTCCAGCTCTTCGCCTTCATGACGGAGAGCATGCTCTATCGGGCCGACCAGATTCCTGAGCGCAACCGGCTGAAGTTCCTCGACCTGCTGGGCGTTGGCCTGGCGCCCGGCCAGTCGGCCCGCGGCCTGATCACGGTCAAGAACGAGGGCCGCGGCGCGCCGGCGACCGTGAACCTCGCGGCCGGCTTCGAGGTGCAGGCGGGCGACGTGCCCTTCCGCGCCGAACGCGGCCTCGACGTCCTGCCGGTGGAGACCGTCACCGTCTTCAAGCGCCGCCTGACCGACCAGCCCGCCGACATGGTCAGCTACTACAAGCTGCTCTACGCCTCCTGGGCCGGCGACGCTGGCGGCGCGACCCTGACGCCCGAACTCTATGAGACCGTCACCCTCGACGGTGAGAAGGTCGCCGAGGTCGATGTCGGCGCCGAGACGGTCGACGGCGCCCTGTGGGTCGCCATACTAGCGCGGCCTGGCGACAAGCCTGTTCCGCCGGACGACTGGACCGCGGTCCTGCCGCAGGTCCGCAAGGCCATCGCGCACAAGACGCTCTCGCTGGGCGTGGCGCCGGTCCGTCGCCTCACTTCGCGCACCCTGGAGCCGGTGGGGGTCGCCACCGCCGCCGGCCAGCCATTGATCCGCTACGAACTGCCGGCCCCGCCAGCCAGCGGCAAGCTGCCGGACGACCCCGAGCAACGCCGCGCGGCCTATCGGCCGATCGAGGCCCGCGCCCTGGACGACATCCTGACCCGCGCCGGCGTCGTCGAACTGGCCCTGCCCAGCGCCGAGCAGCTGACTCTGTGGAGCGACCTCGACCCGCTGGAGGCCGGCGCCGACAACTTCCCGCCGGTCCTGCCGGACGAGGCCCAGCAGGCCCGCGTCGTCACCTGGATCCGCATCAGCCCCTCGGTCGCCGCCGACGCCCGGTTCAGCTGGGTCGGCGGCAATGCGACGACGGTGACCCAGCGGGTGCGCGTCAACGCCGAACGCCTTGAGGCGGGCGACGGGACCCCCGACCAGACCCGCACCCTGGCCAAGCGCCCTGTCGTTCCAGGCTCCGTCGCCATCGAAGTCGCCAGCCGTGGCGCAGTCTCGACCTGGAGCGCCATCGACGACCTTTTTGGCGCGCCGCCGGAAACCGGCGCCGGCGTCGGCTGGGTGGGCGCGACGACGGCCGATGTCTTCCGCATCGATGCAGAGTCCGGCCTCATCACTTTCGGCGACGGCTTCCACGGCCGCCGCCCTCCGCAGGGCGCGAGCCTGCGCGCCACCTACGACTTCAGCATGGGCGCAGCCGGCAATGTGCCCAAGGCCGCTATCAAGGCCGGGACCAGCCTGCCCGCCGGGCTGAAGGCCGAGAACCCCATCGCCACCTGGGGCGGGGCTGACGCCGAGACGCTGAAGGACGGCGAGCGGCAGATCACCCGCACCCTGCAGCACCGCGACCGCCTGGTCACCGCCGCCGACTTCGAGGCCATCACCTTGCGCACCCCCGGCGTCGAGATCGGCCGCGTCGAAGTCCTGCCGGCCTGGCATCCGGACCTGTCGCCCAACGAGCCGGGCGACGCGCCGGGCGTCGTCACCCTGATGCTGATCCCAGCCAAGGACACGCGGCGGCCCGATGCGCCCGAGCCGGACCAGCTGTTCCTCGACGCGGTCTGCCGCTACCTGGACGACCGCCGCCTCGTGACCACCGAGCTGGTGCTGCGCGGGCCGCGCTACCGTGACCTGTGGATCTCCGTCGGCATCGACGTGGTCGCCGGCGCCAATCCCGGCGAGGTCCGCGAAGCCGTGGCCAAGCGCCTGCGCGAACACCTCTCGCCGCTGGGCGATCCCACCCTGCCGGAAACCACCGCGGTCGCCAGCACCCTGGAGTTCGCCCGCCGCAAGGGCTGGCCCCTGCGGCGGGCGGTCACCGACAAGGAGCTCCTGGCCGAGGTCGCACGCGTGCCCGGCGTGCTTGCGGTGAACGACGTGCTGATCGCCCCCACCGGCCAGGCCGCCACCGCCCAGATCGCGCTGCGGGGCCTGGACCTGCCACGCATCGCCGGCCTCAGCGTCGCCGTCGGCGAAGCCGGATCGCTGGACGATCTGCGCGGCGCCGGACCTGCCGCCGCCCCGCCGTCGGTTCGTCGCGTGCCGGCGCCCGTCATTCCGGAGCGCTGCTGA
- a CDS encoding phage baseplate assembly protein V yields the protein MSLLSLAPDRAMIDGRVPTGLGGVWYGVHPAIVSDIKDPDGQGREKEKLPWAADSGSAEYEAWARLATMMAGPDRGSWFVPDVDDEVLVAFQGGDPRRPYVLGMLWNGADAPPQAMDGAGANNKKVLRSRNGVQLTLDDQDGQEAFIVETPGGQKITLKDGPGSVEIVDSNGNTIKLEIAGITVTASAKVTINASMVAVSASMVTVDAGMSKFSGVVQCDTLIATSVVGASYTPGAGNIW from the coding sequence ATGAGCCTCCTCAGCCTCGCCCCGGACCGCGCGATGATCGACGGCCGCGTGCCTACCGGTCTCGGCGGGGTCTGGTACGGCGTCCATCCCGCGATCGTCAGCGACATCAAGGACCCGGACGGTCAGGGCCGGGAGAAGGAGAAGCTGCCCTGGGCGGCCGATTCCGGATCAGCCGAATACGAGGCCTGGGCGCGGCTGGCGACCATGATGGCCGGCCCTGATCGCGGCAGCTGGTTCGTGCCCGACGTGGACGACGAGGTGCTGGTCGCCTTCCAGGGCGGTGACCCGCGCCGGCCCTATGTTCTGGGCATGCTGTGGAACGGCGCCGACGCGCCGCCGCAGGCGATGGACGGCGCCGGCGCCAATAACAAAAAGGTGCTGCGCTCGCGCAATGGCGTGCAGCTGACCCTCGACGACCAGGACGGCCAGGAGGCCTTCATCGTCGAGACCCCCGGCGGCCAGAAGATCACCCTGAAGGATGGCCCCGGCTCGGTCGAGATCGTCGACAGCAACGGCAACACCATCAAGCTGGAGATCGCCGGGATCACCGTCACCGCCTCGGCCAAGGTGACGATCAACGCCAGCATGGTCGCGGTCTCCGCCAGCATGGTCACCGTCGACGCCGGCATGTCGAAGTTCTCCGGCGTGGTCCAGTGCGACACCCTCATCGCCACCAGCGTGGTGGGCGCGTCCTACACGCCCGGCGCCGGCAACATCTGGTGA
- a CDS encoding LysM peptidoglycan-binding domain-containing protein, translating into MTALERAELIELNSDLTDVKPGGKRLKVQFNPEQLKVSFSTQTSTPSRTASESGGAPRTGDQAAGTAGRQYLGAGSTKLSLSLWFDVTAATDVAFQVDDVRRLTQEVVYFLVAQPAQADPNTYAPPGVRFQWGAFKFDGIIDSLEENLEFFSSEGRPLRAQISLGLSQQRILIQTFGPPGAAKGPGVSPLSAAPQGATLQGLAQAAGRGDWQAIASANGIENPRIIAPGAMLNLNARASFGGR; encoded by the coding sequence ATGACCGCCCTGGAACGCGCCGAACTCATTGAGCTGAACTCCGACCTCACCGATGTGAAGCCCGGCGGCAAGCGTCTGAAGGTCCAATTCAACCCCGAGCAGTTGAAGGTCAGCTTCTCGACCCAGACGTCCACCCCCTCGCGCACGGCCTCCGAAAGCGGCGGCGCGCCGCGCACCGGCGACCAAGCCGCCGGCACCGCCGGGCGCCAATATCTGGGCGCCGGCTCGACCAAGCTGTCGCTGTCCCTGTGGTTCGACGTCACGGCGGCGACCGACGTCGCCTTCCAGGTCGATGATGTGCGCCGCCTCACCCAGGAGGTCGTCTACTTCCTGGTGGCCCAGCCGGCCCAGGCCGATCCCAACACCTATGCCCCGCCCGGGGTGCGCTTCCAGTGGGGCGCCTTCAAGTTCGACGGCATCATCGACAGCCTCGAGGAGAACCTGGAGTTCTTCTCCAGCGAAGGCCGCCCGCTCAGGGCGCAGATCTCACTCGGCCTCTCGCAACAACGCATCCTGATCCAGACCTTCGGCCCGCCGGGCGCGGCCAAGGGACCGGGCGTCTCGCCGCTCTCGGCCGCGCCGCAGGGCGCGACGCTGCAGGGGCTCGCCCAGGCCGCCGGCCGCGGCGACTGGCAGGCGATCGCCAGCGCCAACGGCATCGAGAACCCGCGGATCATCGCGCCCGGCGCGATGCTCAACCTCAACGCCAGAGCCAGTTTCGGAGGACGTTGA